In a genomic window of Zonotrichia albicollis isolate bZonAlb1 chromosome 7, bZonAlb1.hap1, whole genome shotgun sequence:
- the ACADSB gene encoding short/branched chain specific acyl-CoA dehydrogenase, mitochondrial isoform X2: MAAAAGAWLRGCAKLRRQIPAHLAPWRVSPCAFRSSKSELKPNVASDGLACAPLQTFTEEEAMLKDMVTKFAQERVAPFVQKMDENAKIEESIVQGLFEQGLMSIELGEEYGGTGASFFSIILAVEELAKVDPAVALVCELQNTLTNKLFTTYGTEEQKRTYLPRVSKDTLGSFCLSEAGSGSDAFSLKTRAEKKGDYYIINGSKMWISLAEDAGVFFVMANTDPSLGYRGITCFVVDRNTEGLQVGKKEDKLGIRACSTCPVTLDNVKVPESSILGQIGQGYKYAIGMLNTGRIGIAAQMLGLAQGCFDRTVPYTKERVQFGKSVFDFQGMQHQIAQVATQLEAARLLTYNAARLVEVGRPAIKEASMAKYFTAEVATLTTSKCIEWMGGVGFTKNFPIEKYYRDCKIGTIYEGTSNIQLSTIAKFLAQEY; this comes from the exons atggcggcggcggcgggagcttGGCTGAGAGGCTGCGCCAAG CTGAGAAGACAAATTCCAGCACACCTGGCTCCTTGGAGGGTTTCTCCCTGTGCTTTCAGATCCTCCAAATCAGAGCTCAAACCAAACGTGGCCAGTGATGGACTTGCCTGTGCTCCACTTCAAACGTTCACTGAAGAGGAGGCCATGCTGAAAGACATGG TGACCAAGTTTGCCCAGGAACGAGTTGCACCATTCGTGCAAAAAATGGATGAGAATGCAAAAATAGAAGAGTCCATCGTGCAGGGACTGTTTGAACAAGGG CTGATGAGTATTGAGCTTGGGGAAGAATATGGAGGAACTGGAGCTTCATTTTTTTCAATCATACTGGCAGTGGAAGAATTGGCCAAAGTTGATCCAGCTGTGGCTCTCGTGTGTGAACTCCAAAACACTCTAACAAATAAATTGTTTACCACCTATGGAACAGAAGAACAAAAGAGAACTTACCTGCCCAGGGTGTCCAAAGATACA TTAGGCAGTTTCTGTCTGTCAGAGGCTGGGTCTGGCAGTGATGCTTTTTCCTTGAAGACTCGAGCTGAAAAGAAGGGAGATTATTACATCATCAACGGCTCAAAGATGTGGATTAGCTTGGCAGAAGATGCAGGAGTCTTCTTTGTCATGGCAAATACAGACCCATCCTTA GGCTACAGAGGAATTACCTGCTTTGTGGTGGATCGCAACACAGAGGGGCTCCAGGtggggaagaaggaggacaaGCTGGGGATCAGAGCTTGTTCCACCTGCCCTGTCACCTTGGACAACGTGAAG gtTCCTGAGAGCAGTATCCTGGGACAAATTGGACAAGGCTATAAATATGCCATTGGAATGCTCAATACTGGCAGGATAGGGATTGCTGCACAG ATGTTGGGACTGGCCCAGGGGTGTTTTGACCGTACAGTTCCCTACACAAAGGAGAGAGTCCAGTTTGGGAAGAGCGTGTTTGATTTCCAG GGGATGCAGCACCAGATTGCCCAGGTGGCCACGCAGCTGGAGGCGGCCAGGCTGCTGACCTACAACGCGGCGCGGCTGGTGGAGGTGGGCAGGCCGGCCATCAAGGAGGCCAGCATGGCCAAGTACTTCACTGCTGAG GTTGCAACACTGACAACCAGTAAATGCATTGAATGGATGGGAGGTGTTGGATTCACCAAAAATTTCCCAATAGAAAAATACTACCGTGACTGCAAGATAG GTACAATATACGAAGGAACTTCAAATATCCAGTTGAGCACAATTGCAAAATTCTTAGCACAGGAGTACTGA
- the ACADSB gene encoding short/branched chain specific acyl-CoA dehydrogenase, mitochondrial isoform X1 — translation MAAAAGAWLRGCAKQLRRQIPAHLAPWRVSPCAFRSSKSELKPNVASDGLACAPLQTFTEEEAMLKDMVTKFAQERVAPFVQKMDENAKIEESIVQGLFEQGLMSIELGEEYGGTGASFFSIILAVEELAKVDPAVALVCELQNTLTNKLFTTYGTEEQKRTYLPRVSKDTLGSFCLSEAGSGSDAFSLKTRAEKKGDYYIINGSKMWISLAEDAGVFFVMANTDPSLGYRGITCFVVDRNTEGLQVGKKEDKLGIRACSTCPVTLDNVKVPESSILGQIGQGYKYAIGMLNTGRIGIAAQMLGLAQGCFDRTVPYTKERVQFGKSVFDFQGMQHQIAQVATQLEAARLLTYNAARLVEVGRPAIKEASMAKYFTAEVATLTTSKCIEWMGGVGFTKNFPIEKYYRDCKIGTIYEGTSNIQLSTIAKFLAQEY, via the exons atggcggcggcggcgggagcttGGCTGAGAGGCTGCGCCAAG CAGCTGAGAAGACAAATTCCAGCACACCTGGCTCCTTGGAGGGTTTCTCCCTGTGCTTTCAGATCCTCCAAATCAGAGCTCAAACCAAACGTGGCCAGTGATGGACTTGCCTGTGCTCCACTTCAAACGTTCACTGAAGAGGAGGCCATGCTGAAAGACATGG TGACCAAGTTTGCCCAGGAACGAGTTGCACCATTCGTGCAAAAAATGGATGAGAATGCAAAAATAGAAGAGTCCATCGTGCAGGGACTGTTTGAACAAGGG CTGATGAGTATTGAGCTTGGGGAAGAATATGGAGGAACTGGAGCTTCATTTTTTTCAATCATACTGGCAGTGGAAGAATTGGCCAAAGTTGATCCAGCTGTGGCTCTCGTGTGTGAACTCCAAAACACTCTAACAAATAAATTGTTTACCACCTATGGAACAGAAGAACAAAAGAGAACTTACCTGCCCAGGGTGTCCAAAGATACA TTAGGCAGTTTCTGTCTGTCAGAGGCTGGGTCTGGCAGTGATGCTTTTTCCTTGAAGACTCGAGCTGAAAAGAAGGGAGATTATTACATCATCAACGGCTCAAAGATGTGGATTAGCTTGGCAGAAGATGCAGGAGTCTTCTTTGTCATGGCAAATACAGACCCATCCTTA GGCTACAGAGGAATTACCTGCTTTGTGGTGGATCGCAACACAGAGGGGCTCCAGGtggggaagaaggaggacaaGCTGGGGATCAGAGCTTGTTCCACCTGCCCTGTCACCTTGGACAACGTGAAG gtTCCTGAGAGCAGTATCCTGGGACAAATTGGACAAGGCTATAAATATGCCATTGGAATGCTCAATACTGGCAGGATAGGGATTGCTGCACAG ATGTTGGGACTGGCCCAGGGGTGTTTTGACCGTACAGTTCCCTACACAAAGGAGAGAGTCCAGTTTGGGAAGAGCGTGTTTGATTTCCAG GGGATGCAGCACCAGATTGCCCAGGTGGCCACGCAGCTGGAGGCGGCCAGGCTGCTGACCTACAACGCGGCGCGGCTGGTGGAGGTGGGCAGGCCGGCCATCAAGGAGGCCAGCATGGCCAAGTACTTCACTGCTGAG GTTGCAACACTGACAACCAGTAAATGCATTGAATGGATGGGAGGTGTTGGATTCACCAAAAATTTCCCAATAGAAAAATACTACCGTGACTGCAAGATAG GTACAATATACGAAGGAACTTCAAATATCCAGTTGAGCACAATTGCAAAATTCTTAGCACAGGAGTACTGA
- the ACADSB gene encoding short/branched chain specific acyl-CoA dehydrogenase, mitochondrial isoform X3 produces MAAAAGAWLRGCAKQLRRQIPAHLAPWRVSPCAFRSSKSELKPNVASDGLACAPLQTFTEEEAMLKDMVTKFAQERVAPFVQKMDENAKIEESIVQGLFEQGLMSIELGEEYGGTGASFFSIILAVEELAKVDPAVALVCELQNTLTNKLFTTYGTEEQKRTYLPRVSKDTLGSFCLSEAGSGSDAFSLKTRAEKKGDYYIINGSKMWISLAEDAGVFFVMANTDPSLGYRGITCFVVDRNTEGLQVGKKEDKLGIRACSTCPVTLDNVKVPESSILGQIGQGYKYAIGMLNTGRIGIAAQMLGLAQGCFDRTVPYTKERVQFGKSVFDFQVATLTTSKCIEWMGGVGFTKNFPIEKYYRDCKIGTIYEGTSNIQLSTIAKFLAQEY; encoded by the exons atggcggcggcggcgggagcttGGCTGAGAGGCTGCGCCAAG CAGCTGAGAAGACAAATTCCAGCACACCTGGCTCCTTGGAGGGTTTCTCCCTGTGCTTTCAGATCCTCCAAATCAGAGCTCAAACCAAACGTGGCCAGTGATGGACTTGCCTGTGCTCCACTTCAAACGTTCACTGAAGAGGAGGCCATGCTGAAAGACATGG TGACCAAGTTTGCCCAGGAACGAGTTGCACCATTCGTGCAAAAAATGGATGAGAATGCAAAAATAGAAGAGTCCATCGTGCAGGGACTGTTTGAACAAGGG CTGATGAGTATTGAGCTTGGGGAAGAATATGGAGGAACTGGAGCTTCATTTTTTTCAATCATACTGGCAGTGGAAGAATTGGCCAAAGTTGATCCAGCTGTGGCTCTCGTGTGTGAACTCCAAAACACTCTAACAAATAAATTGTTTACCACCTATGGAACAGAAGAACAAAAGAGAACTTACCTGCCCAGGGTGTCCAAAGATACA TTAGGCAGTTTCTGTCTGTCAGAGGCTGGGTCTGGCAGTGATGCTTTTTCCTTGAAGACTCGAGCTGAAAAGAAGGGAGATTATTACATCATCAACGGCTCAAAGATGTGGATTAGCTTGGCAGAAGATGCAGGAGTCTTCTTTGTCATGGCAAATACAGACCCATCCTTA GGCTACAGAGGAATTACCTGCTTTGTGGTGGATCGCAACACAGAGGGGCTCCAGGtggggaagaaggaggacaaGCTGGGGATCAGAGCTTGTTCCACCTGCCCTGTCACCTTGGACAACGTGAAG gtTCCTGAGAGCAGTATCCTGGGACAAATTGGACAAGGCTATAAATATGCCATTGGAATGCTCAATACTGGCAGGATAGGGATTGCTGCACAG ATGTTGGGACTGGCCCAGGGGTGTTTTGACCGTACAGTTCCCTACACAAAGGAGAGAGTCCAGTTTGGGAAGAGCGTGTTTGATTTCCAG GTTGCAACACTGACAACCAGTAAATGCATTGAATGGATGGGAGGTGTTGGATTCACCAAAAATTTCCCAATAGAAAAATACTACCGTGACTGCAAGATAG GTACAATATACGAAGGAACTTCAAATATCCAGTTGAGCACAATTGCAAAATTCTTAGCACAGGAGTACTGA